Proteins from a single region of Gasterosteus aculeatus chromosome 20, fGasAcu3.hap1.1, whole genome shotgun sequence:
- the lmtk3 gene encoding uncharacterized protein lmtk3 isoform X2, producing the protein MRPHCWVMVVLAGTMSYFSPERALGAPQREVSQTRAASLSPPPYVVILISCSGLVSFVLLLLTCLCCKRGGVGFNEFDNPDGEECSGGSSPIQEDSLSSCASLPEVYTLPVRERPSCLARQDGADSKTQWFKRHTLNYLQEIGNGWFGKVILAEVLCDCTSYQAVVKELRLSASPLEQRKFLAESEPYRSLKHPNILQCLGQCSESIPFLLVIEFCQLGDLKRYLRAQRKSDGMTPDLPTRDLLTLQRMAYEITSGLLHLHENSYIHSDMALRNCLLTSDLTVRIGDYGLSHNHYKEDYYLTPDKLWIPLRWIAPELLEEFRGSLIVTDQTKTSNVWSLGVVIWELFEFGSQPHRHLSDEEVLTFVIRERQITLAQPRLKLSHADYWYEIMQSCWLPPSQRPSVAEIFLLLSSLLAAERGMARGSGGKDDEEDEEYEEGRGRRAESEESFERRWDLLRPPSFQSAASKRREREYGREDNSYPLLDPVGNCITTSSSELDDILTVTETSKGLNFEYFWEKAHARRGYKPLPPPQPIPTTNNNHRQSLDTPTVVPVISARSPSLASEYYIRLEEHTPQDKSPTLKGRTQSSFRSDSICLGDMELVEIRSGLLGKERVPYCSSDKYGKGLQTVRSSETQLQVPNTGVAEFRDSSSRVTDFSVVDLGDDDEEDMRRGSEGNRKSQAPVLPPKPRSMSMSSANHLHSRPLPAPPLSYRGLPHYTVGGKIETDPHHMSSCPHSTFDHLGFHRPRQTLPPSPSLSPSLPPSSHPIYPQPPQVGAPPLPPHSKPQRICPSYNTAETYSRYSRPQIQRYSRDPLSCDLSDREGGSRHLPSVHNSREASHSRAKDFDSPVRRENPLRPIYRNLPRPQPTNPQIDRQSSSSPTYSDEDDSPFMSPERPSGGTTVTHSSLSEDADPACAELFSRGMKRTQSRLDTILPAIWREDAELHAERVAAAKKSPMHLFLTEIASVTESSESKSEASWEGQKEEKRDGERWGNFVVPNRGMRRSQSLITELGSAGHSWGPEKCNNREEAEYDNTVTKDSFQRDLFLTEIDTGRMDTDPEGGSMTDPVKYLYPSGSRLRPYVCAPGLPTYTEAEEAYSKGMRRSRSLLSEITIGKQDAEFQPTEKESPRTEMTREEFLKEIQSAETFLTEIISRQNTSTNRIETDTSYSPTPLSPEYESICIDPSAAQTIRFQSESSLRASQKGKEETTTEAIYAQVTKRAKKSEIKVSMKPEIPVLHIGSNKTPLKPDCERSNVENGQSDEFVFSEIMPKNGLLHNQTPAFHKEEEESLDGPALPARGEQIAHSEHSPSESTPSVKEYNLNKSLIMNEEGSQKAAGTGNGELMKENLHGSGTERTTQTAQKPGTTTYDPHKGKYQTDDVSEHIREADLENFGEHLGSQKDDATKTENFLHDSDTGEEKHCHAAEKSLIPAATPTSPDLDPSFDVSLITPTDSALSPMTSNSADCLTPSDSWTSGEGGVGGGGWRALGNETPHRDSAYFSDSEVEGEGMNRRSSDGLFTSRPSGGRGGDRGTLTGIEEKTEEEAELGEKSPLRNSIHLSDNKREIGEIIELCEGTGTPIQHATGKAIFNFGDDRNILNKGLESTQRDDFGIFQNESKESTLLCDDPQAKDRVDVIDKLFSKLNDEPLKGPHSCGYPKDNNFQEGVVSLKTDCTHQDSGGNNLNLQSKSIAETNHLIESESGSRSNDCVLRPSNKKYTSVTEAGVDLSALESLKPGDDTAEYVTQPEVDKRESRLSKLYGIQTEESPLGDDTLSAVEPCDDGKSVYDKSSGSTCPSWAEEGAEEPEGGEERPGLDHNELGLRNLRCSDGSEHKKVTTETEKQLAAAELSNAMKEKSPLRGAASRVDSANSAEKDSCEGLDVKTKELWSALEEDEEKAVSGVVSGEFDCHRFSQSSDLRLWPDENDQWASPERRCQDAELRAELFSGFIDKAWEVGERLVVGQEFWETEENDELAGSEQHPAILEGCEETWNDETQGLAGKLAVKEAWESSGDNERQALNVLDVQQEENIEDLGEIGTFNKDLKRETSEMEVENREIPEQESLEKGEMVILSDADTVQDGEDLLDCSGTEENLNFNRWPQKNLQNEGLTSAELVDNEKGSNLENCFSHTLDNSNITICITEAPDDNISDLENVESGADSEPEMRPWLARQHIEETVSIMNEEDDYRDMPSTPNPISCPSDLDVQDEPDQSYPQEDNFSSVDFPSPPTSIDLDVQYDKLESLDDSFPSPPPSVIEAEEFISHINLEDFIASPETEPYITPTHVANVSEPTLQESPPAVTQSKGISANLNPPSVHITPADESNFASVIKRQDEDNNLFQKTSSASPSSPQVPLNDLPELLISEWKDLDEEPLEDFEKLEQLCCISGDEEDCLGDIFLGNLELLESLKKTPELRGSSLGDSSTGDSQTPQGRAVEDRTSDNSDKLILDSEEEKNDRQGSSTADVKDQGSLCKMTKKNGLMMQVCEERLQFSLSENVKTNVLWGSTVKDTVKLRPWGEQIKESSSELVTVVEQKEDESQEDHESSPGTQAPTDADETKAEPLTVIEQPEVTTPQPTANQAMKAKLARLSLALPPLALTLPLIPAGRGGYGDGAIGNRIGRRRCMSAGSDPDDEEEDEQEDESSKRMIVVTETDVDKRVGLRSLLKSPKEPMDRERDRGRNVSFFDDVTIYLFDQETPTSELSSSAPTSPAPVSVKSTKLDLRRPNIKSKELKRKEDLSLKPRSPAGAKSVTSSRFTVSPANDPHLV; encoded by the exons ATGCGGCCGCACTGCTGGGTGATGGTAGTGCTGGCGGGGACCATGTCGTACTTCAGCCCGGAGAGAGCGCTCGGAGCCCCGCAGAGGGAAG TGTCTCAGACCAGAGctgcttccctctctcctccgccctACGTCGTCATCCTCATCTCTTGCTCTGGCCTCGTCTCTtttgtcctgctcctcctgaccTGTCTGTGCTGTaagagaggaggagtggggtTCAAT GAGTTCGACAATCCAGACGGGGAGGAATGCTCCGGAGGCTCCAGTCCCATCCAGGAGGACAGCCTGTCGTCATGCGCCTCCCTCCCTGAGGTCTACACCTTGCCAGTCCGAGAGAGGCCCAGCTGCCTCGCCCGGCAGGATGGAGCAG actcTAAGACTCAATGGTTTAAAAGACACACTTTAAACTACCTTCAGGAGATAGGAAATGGCTGGTTCGGAAAG GTGATCCTGGCTGAAGTGCTGTGTGACTGCACCTCCTATCAGGCCGTGGTGAAGGAGCTGCGTCTCAGCGCCAGCCCTCTGGAGCAGAGGAAGTTCTTGGCCGAGTCTGAGCCGTACAG GAGCCTTAAACACCCCAACATCCTTCAGTGTTTGGGGCAATGCAGTGAGAGCATTCCCTTCCTCCTGGTTATAGAGTTCTGTCAGCTG GGTGACCTGAAGAGGTATCTGAGAGCCCAGCGCAAGTCAGATGGGATGACCCCTGACCTACCGACCCGAGACCTCTTGACTCTCCAGAGAATGGCTTATGAGATCACCTCTGGTCTGCTGCATCTCCATGAAAACAGCTACATCCACAG TGACATGGCTTTAAGAAACTGCCTGCTGACATCAGACCTCACGGTTAGGATCGGCGATTATGGCCTTTCACACAACCATTATAAG GAGGACTATTACCTAACTCCAGACAAGCTGTGGATCCCCCTGCGCTGGATTGCTcctgagctgctggaggagttcAGAGGATCTCTCATTGTTACAGACCAAACCAAGACCAGCAATGTGTG GTCCTTGGGGGTGGTCATATGGGAGCTATTCGAATTTGGCTCTCAGCCCCACAGGCACCTGAGTGACGAAGAGGTGTTGACCTTCGTCATTAGGGAGAGACAGATCACGCTGGCCCAGCCCAGACTCAAACTGTCGCATGCAGACTACTG GTATGAGATCATGCAGTCCTGCTGGCTACCTCCGTCTCAACGCCCCTCCGTGGCAGAgatattcctcctcctctcctccctcctggccGCTGAGCGAGGAATGGCGAGGGGGAGTGGCGGGAAGgacgatgaagaggatgaggaatATGAGGAGGGTAGAGGAAGGAGAGCGGAGAGCGAAGAGTCGTTTGAAAGACGCTGGGACTTACTGCGCCCGCCTAGCTTTCAGTCTGCAGCGAGCAAGCGTAGAGAGAGGGAGTACGGCAGGGAAGACAACTCCTACCCGCTGCTGGACCCTGTAGGGAACTGTATCACCACGTCCTCGTCTGAACTGGACGACATCCTGACAGTCACAGAAACCAGCAAAGGTTTGAACTTTGAGTATTTCTGGGAAAAGGCTCATGCCAGAAGAGGCTACaaacctctccctcctcctcagccaATTCCCACCACAAACAATAACCACCGACAGTCTTTGGACACACCCACCGTGGTGCCGGTGATAAGCGCCCGTAGCCCCTCCCTCGCCAGCGAGTACTACATCAGATTAGAGGAGCACACTCCCCAGGACAAGTCGCCGACTCTTaaagggaggactcaatcctcttTCCGCTCTGACTCGATCTGCTTGGGAGACATGGAGCTGGTGGAGATTCGCAGTGGGTTGCTGGGAAAAGAGCGAGTCCCTTACTGTTCCTCTGACAAGTATGGAAAAGGCCTCCAGACCGTCAGATCAAGTGAGACTCAACTCCAGGTGCCCAACACAGGTGTGGCTGAATTCAGAGACAGTTCGAGCAGAGTGACTGACTTTTCAGTAGTTGATTTAGGAGATGACGATGAGGAGGACATGAGAAGGGGTAGTGAGGGAAATAGAAAATCTCAAGCCCCGGTCCTTCCTCCCAAGCCTCGCTCTATGTCCATGTCATCAGCAAACCACCTGCACTCGCGCCCTCTGCCCGCCCCTCCACTCAGTTATCGAGGACTGCCTCACTATACCGTCGGTGGAAAAATCGAAACAGACCCCCATCACATGAGCAGCTGTCCACATTCTACCTTCGATCACCTGGGGTTCCATCGGCCTCGACAGAccctccccccgtctccgtCCCTCTCCCCGTCCCTTCCCCCGTCAAGCCATCCCATTTACCCCCAACCTCCTCAAGTGGgtgccccgcccctccctccacactccAAGCCACAAAGAATCTGCCCCAGCTACAATACGGCAGAGACTTATTCAAGATACAGTAGGCCGCAGATTCAGAGATACAGTAGAGACCCATTATCCTGTGACTTGTCTGACAGAGAAGGTGGTAGCAGGCACCTGCCATCAGTCCACAACTCAAGGGAGGCTTCTCATTCTCGCGCAAAAGACTTTGACTCTCCCGTTCGTCGGGAAAACCCACTTCGCCCCATTTATCGCAATTTGCCCCGACCTCAGCCCACGAACCCCCAGATTGACAGACAGTCTTCGTCCAGTCCCACTTACTCAGATGAGGATGACTCTCCCTTCATGTCCCCTGAGAGACCCAGCGGCGGGACTACCGTCACTCACTCCAGCCTATCTGAAGATGCAGACCCAGCATGCGCCGAGCTCTTCTCCAGGGGAATGAAAAGGACACAGTCACGCCTCGACACTATCCTGCCTGCCATTTGGAGGGAAGATGCTGAACTTCATGCAGAACGTGTGGCTGCTGCCAAGAAATCCCCCATGCATCTGTTTCTGACAGAGATAGCTAGTGTGACAGAGTCCAGTGAGTCCAAGTCAGAGGCTTCCTGGGAgggacagaaggaggagaaacgagatggagagagatgggggaACTTTGTGGTGCCCAACAGAGGGATGCGCCGCTCCCAGTCGCTGATAACAGAGCTAGGGTCAGCGGGACATTCGTGGGGACCAGAGAAATGTAACAACAGGGAAGAAGCGGAGTACGACAATACAGTCACTAAAGACTCATTCCAGAGGGATCTTTTCCTCACAGAGATCGACACAGGAAGGATGGACACAGATCCGGAGGGAGGATCAATGACCGATCCAGTAAAATACCTTTATCCTTCAGGATCCAGATTGCGTCCCTATGTCTGTGCTCCAGGACTTCCCACATACACCGAGGCCGAGGAAGCCTATTCAAAGGGTATGCGGAggtctcgctctctcctctctgagaTCACCATCGGAAAGCAGGATGCTGAGTTTCAGCCGACTGAGAAGGAGTCGCCGAGAACAGAAATGACCAGAGAGGAGTTCCTCAAGGAGATCCAATCagcagagacctttctgactgAAATCATATCCAGACAAAACACTTCTACAAACAGGATAGAAACGGATACATCTTACTCCCCTACTCCACTGTCTCCGGAATACGAGTCCATATGCATTGACCCAAGCGCCGCTCAGACCATCAGATTTCAGTCGGAGAGCTCATTACGAGCGTCACAAAAAGGCAAAGAGGAAACAACAACCGAGGCCATCTACGCACAAGTGACCAAGCGTGCTAAAAAGAGTGAGATAAAGGTTTCTATGAAACCAGAGATACCAGTCCTTCATATAGGATCAAATAAAACACCTCTTAAACCGGACTGTGAACGAAGCAATGTTGAAAACGGACAATCTGatgagtttgtgttttctgaAATCATGCCCAAAAATGGTCTGTTGCACAACCAAACGCCTGCATTCcacaaagaagaggaagagagtttAGATGGACCCGCTTTACCTGCTAGAGGAGAGCAAATAGCTCACTCAGAGCACTCTCCATCTGAGTCAACTCCGAGTGTTAAAGAATACAACCTGAACAAATCGCTAATTATGAATGAAGAAGGTAGTCAAAAGGCTGCTGGTACGGGGAATGGTGAGTTAATGAAAGAAAACCTGCATGGCAGCGGAACCGAGAGAACAACTCAAACAGCTCAAAAGCCAGGTACCACGACATATGATCCTCATAAAGGAAAGTACCAAACTGATGACGTCTCTGAACACATTAGAGAAGCTGATTTGGAGAATTTTGGAGAACATTTGGGTTCCCAGAAAGATGATGCGACAAAAACTGAGAATTTCCTTCATGACAGTGACACTGGCGAGGAGAAACACTGTCACGCTGCTGAAAAGTCCCTCATCCCAGCAGCCACTCCAACCTCTCCAGACTTGGATCCATCCTTTGACGTCTCACTCATCACCCCAACCGACTCGGCCCTGTCGCCCATGACCTCCAACTCAGCCGACTGCCTCACACCTAGTGACTCCTGGACGAGCGGTGAAGGAGGGGTTGGAGGAGGCGGGTGGCGAGCTCTGGGAAATGAAACACCACATCGAGACTCTGCCTATTTCTCAGACagcgaggtggagggggagggcatGAACAGGAGGAGCAGCGATGGACTTTTTACTTCCAGGCCGAGCGGCGGTCGAGGAGGGGATCGTGGAACTCTGACAGGAATTGAGGAAAAAactgaggaggaggcagagttaGGAGAAAAGAGCCCATTGAGAAATAGCATACATCTGTCAGATAACAAAAGGGAAATTGGAGAAATAATTGAACTGTGTGAGGGAACGGGGACTCCAATTCAACATGCTACAGGAAAAGCCATCTTCAATTTCGGTGATGACAGAAATATTCTAAACAAAGGGCTGGAGTCAACACAGAGAGACGATTTTGGCATTTTTCAAAACGAAAGTAAAGAGTCAACACTGCTGTGTGATGATCCTCAGGCTAAGGACCGTGTTGACGTAATTGACAAATTGTTCTCAAAATTAAACGACGAGCCACTGAAAGGACCGCACAGCTGTGGGTATCCAAAGGACAACAACTTCCAAGAAGGCGTCGTCTCTCTAAAAACTGATTGCACACACCAGGACTCTGGAGGGAACAATTTAAATCTACAATCCAAGAGCATCGCTGAGACAAATCATTTGATTGAATCGGAATCTGGCAGCCGGTCAAACGATTGTGTGTTAAGGCCCagcaataaaaaatacacaagtGTTACAGAAGCAGGTGTTGATCTGTCTGCACTGGAATCACTCAAACCTGGAGATGACACTGCGGAATATGTAACCCAACCAGAAGTTGACAAAAGAGAATCGAGATTATCAAAACTTTATGGCATTCAAACCGAAGAGTCCCCTCTCGGCGATGACACCCTGTCAGCAGTTGAGCCGTGTGATGATGGGAAGTCCGTCTATGATAAATCGAGTGGTTCGACCTGTCCTTCTTGGGCCGAGGAGGGTGCTGAAGAGCCCGAGGGAGGTGAAGAGAGGCCCGGTCTCGACCACAACGAGCTGGGCCTGAGGAACCTCCGTTGTTCAGACGGCAGCGAGCACAAGAAGGTCacgacagagacagagaaacagctGGCTGCCGCAGAGCTGAGTAACGCCATGAAGGAAAAGTCGCCCTTGAGAGGAGCAGCCAGTCGGGTGGACTCCGCTAACAGTGCAGAAAAAGACTCATGCGAGGGACTGGATGtgaagaccaaagagctgtGGAGCGCTctggaagaggatgaggaaaaGGCCGTTTCTGGCGTAGTTAGCGGAGAGTTTGACTGCCACCGCTTTTCACAGTCAAGCGACTTGCGTTTGTGGCCTGATGAAAATGACCAGTGGGCCTCTCCGGAGAGGAGATGCCAAGACGCTGAACTGAGAGCGGAACTCTTCTCCGGGTTCATTGATAAGgcgtgggaggtgggggagaggCTGGTTGTGGGTCAGGAGTTTTGGGAGACTGAAGAAAACGATGAACTTGCAGGAAGCGAACAGCACCCTGCCATCTTGGAGGGCTGCGAAGAAACCTGGAACGATGAAACGCAAGGACTTGCTGGTAAACTTGCCGTTAAGGAAGCATGGGAATCCTCCGGCGATAATGAGCGACAGGCTCTCAATGTGTTGGATGTGCAACAGGAGGAAAATATTGAGGACTTAGGGGAAATTGGCACATTTAACAAAGATCTAAAAAGAGAAACCTCGGAAATGGAAGTAGAGAATAGAGAAATTCCAGAGCAGGAGTCCTTGGAAAAAGGAGAGATGGTGATTTTGTCAGACGCAGACACAGTCCAGGATGGGGAAGATCTGCTAGACTGCAGCGGAACAgaggaaaatctgaattttaacAGATGGCCTCAGAAGAACCTACAAAACGAAGGACTGACCTCAGCTGAGCTTGTTGACAACGAGAAAGGCTCTAATTTAGAGAACTGCTTCAGTCACACTTTGGATAACTCAAATATAACCATTTGCATCACCGAAGCTCCAGATGACAACATTTCAGACCTGGAAAATGTTGAATCAGGTGCAGATTCGGAGCCTGAAATGAGGCCATGGCTTGCTAGGCAACATATAGAAGAGACAGTAAGCATTATGAATGAAGAAGATGATTACAGAGACATGCCTTCTACACCCAATCCCATCTCTTGTCCAAGTGACCTTGATGTGCAGGACGAGCCAGATCAGTCTTATCCACAGGAAGACAATTTCAGCTCAGTAGATTTCCCTAGTCCTCCAACAAGCATAGACCTTGATGTACAATATGATAAATTGGAGAGTTTAGACGACTCGTTTCCTAGTCCACCACCATCTGTTATAGAGGCAGAGGAATTTATTAGTCACATTAATCTAGAAGACTTTATTGCTAGCCCTGAGACAGAGCCGTATATTACCCCGACTCACGTCGCCAATGTTTCAGAGCCGACTCTGCAAGAATCCCCACCCGCCGTAACTCAGAGTAAAGGGATCTCCGCCAATCTGAACCCTCCCTCTGTGCACATAACCCCGGCTGATGAGAGCAACTTTGCATCTGTCATAAAAAGGCAGGATGAAGATAATAATCTGTTCCAGAAAACATCCTCTGCCTCCCCATCTTCCCCCCAAGTTCCCCTCAACGATCTCCCAGAATTACTCATTTCTGAGTGGAAAGATTTGGACGAAGAGCCCCTGGAGGACTTTGAAAAACTGGAACAACTGTGTTGCATATCTGGAGACGAGGAAGACTGTCTTGGTGATATTTTTCTGGGGAACCTAGAGCTGCTGGAGTCTTTGAAGAAAACACCCGAGCTGAGGGGCAGCAGTCTTGGTGATAGCAGTACAGGTGACTCCCAAACTCCTCAGGGGCGCGCGGTGGAGGATCGGACCTCCGATAACTCTGACAAACTGATCCTggactctgaagaggagaagaatgaCAGGCAGGGTTCATCAACAGCTGATGTCAAAGATCAGGGCTCTCTCTGTAAGATGACGAAAAAGAATGGCCTCATGATGCAG GTGTGTGAGGAGAGGCTTCAGTTCTCCCTcagtgaaaatgtgaaaacaaacgtGCTGTGGGGGTCGACTGTTAAAGACACAGTGAAGCTGCGGCCCTGGGGGGAACAAATCAAAGAGAGCAGCAGTGAGCTGGTCACTGTCGTAGAACAAAAAGAGGATGAAAG CCAAGAGGATCATGAAAGTTCCCCCGGCACTCAGGCGCCCACCGATGCTGATGAAACTAAAGCTGAGCCGCTCACTGTGATTGAACAACCTG